In Opitutaceae bacterium, the sequence GCGAGGGTGTAACCGGCGCCGCGTTCCCAGATTTCGATTCGGATATTGGACCGGTCGAGCACTTGCAGGAACTGGACGTTTGTTTTTCGCGGGAAGTACGGATGCAACTCGATCGCCGGGCCGTAGGTCTTGGCGATCTCTGGCGTCGCTGTCGCGACTGGGATGACGCAATGGGGATTTCCCACCGTCGCCGCACTGAACAGGAAGTGGCGGTCGACCACCGTGAGGGGTTGATCGAGCACCTCGGCGGGGCCGTCTGGGAGGAGCACGGGAATCTTGTCCTTGGAAAAGCTCACGCGCCCCATGTCGATGGTGAGCGTCTCGCCGTTTCCGTGCACGCGTGCCTGCACAATGCCTCCCAGGGTCTCGAGGGAGAATTCGCGGCCCGCCTTCTTCTCATCCCAGAGGTAACGCGCAAAGATCCGCACGCCATTCCCGGACTTCTCAGCCTCAGAGCCATCTGGATTATAGATTCGCAGTTTCGCGTGTGCGAGACCCGATGGCAGCGGGCCCCAAAGGATGCCGTCGGAGCCAATCCCGAAATTCCTGTGACAAACGCGCACGATCTGTTCCACGGTGGGGCCTTTCGCCCACTGGGGAAAATCCTTTGGATCGAGCACCACGTAATCGTTGCCCAAGGCATGGTATTTTGCGAAGCGCATGACCCAAGCCTTGTACGAGAATGGGCGAGGGGCAAGCGGGGGTGCAGCTGAGTGAAGCGAGGGGTGGTCGGTGGACCAGGGACCGGAGGACCAGGGACCGGAGGACCAGGGATCGGGGGACCAGGGATCGGGGACCAGTGGCGAGGTCAGAGGGTGGGAAACAAAAAACCCGGCCACCTTGCGGAGGCCGGGTTTCGGGTGACGGGTGGTTTGCTAGGCGTCTTTTGCTGGCATCTTAGGCCAGGTTGTGCGCGTAAAGGGTGATGAGGGAGGAGATCTCGTCCACCGGAGGCAGGCTCGATTCCGCTGAGAACAGCAGGAGGAGTGCCCAAAGTGTTCCACCGCCAAGAATGAGTCCGATGAAGAACAGGACGGTGCAGAACGCTTTGTCCCACTTGAGGTGCATGAAGTAAAAGATGACCAGGAGAAACTTCACGAGCGAGAGGACCGCGAGGCTCCCGATGATCAGCCACTTGGCGAGCGGGAGGTACACGAGTACAATTTCCACGCCCGTGATCGCCGCGAGGATCATTGCGATCTGAACGAAGATGTGGAACTTGCTGGGATGGTGCTGCCCGTCGGCAGCAAACGGAGCGTGGGTGGCGTGTTCCATGGTCAGACGTATTCGAGAAGATAGACAGCGGTGAAGATCACGATCCAGACGATGTCGACGAAGTGCCAGTAGAGACCCATTGACTCGACATCGATGGCGTTGGCTTCGCCAAACTCGGCCGTGGACTTGTCGCGGCCCAGTGCCCAAAGGGCGATGACTCCGGCGAGGGTCACGGCGGTGGAGATTGGGTGGTGCGAAAGGAAGGTGCCGACAGCGCCCCAGCCGTGCTCGGCGGCAATATGCGTGTACGACATCATGGCGCTCATCGAGGCGACGATCGTCACCAAAAACACGAGCAGATGAACGACAGCCTTGCCGATCCAGGGGCGGCCTTCGTCGGCATCCGCGGGCTTGAAGCTGCGGATGTACATCAAGATGAGCCAGAGGACGCCGATTGCGACGTGGCAACCGTGGGTTCCCGTGAGCGTGTAGAACGTCGAACCAAAGGTGCTGTTGCTCAGCGTCAGCCCTTTCTCGTGCACGAAGTGCGAAAACTCATACACCTGGCAGGCGAGGAAGATCAGGCCGAAGAAGATCGTTCCGAGGAGATTCTTCCGGGTGCTTTCGACGCGACCCTTCTGGCAGGCATTCACGGCAAGTGCCATGAGGAGCGACGACATCAGGAGGATGAAGGTCGAGAACGAGGTGAGTTCGATGCTGAAAATGCTCTTCGGATCGGGCGAGCCCGGGGGCGGGTGCAGCCGATAGATGAGGTGCGTCGAAATCAGCGTGCCGAAGAACATGCAATCCGAGGCCAGGAAAGCCCACATGAAGAGCTTCTTGTTCGGAATGCCGGTCGACGTCGTGTGGTCGTGGTGATGGTCGATATGACCGGAGGCGGCGTGGCTGCTCATTTGCGAAGAGGGTAGGGCTCAGTGGGCCTTGTGTGAGGAATCATCGCCCGAGTGTTCATCGAGATGAATGTGGTAGCCGCCGGGGCCTTCGTGCGACCAGCCGTACACGCCGAGGAAGAGGAGGACTCCGCCGGCAATCGCACCGGTAAAGTGGTGGTACGAGTAGAAGAGCGCCGCCACCAGGAGCCCGAGGGCTGTGATGATTGGGAACCACGACTGGCTCGGCATGTGGATGCCATGGGGCTCCGCGGGCGGTGCCGGTGGCTTGTCCTTCGCGAGATGCTTCTCGTGGAAGAAGGGATCGCGTGCGCGCACCACGGGAATCGTGTCGAAGTTGTGTTCCGCTGGCGGGTGGGCGATTGCCCACTCAAGCGTGCGGCCATCCCACGGGTCGCGTCCCGACTTCTGGCCCTTGAAGTAGGTGTAGAGGATAACAACGAAGTAGATCCCGATACCGACCGCGAGGATGAACGCACCGATGGTCGCGACGAGATTGGCGCTGTTCCACCCCATGTTGCCGTCGTAAACGGCAGTACGGCGCGGCATGCCGTTCAAGCCGAGGAAGTGCATCGGGAAGAACGTCACATTGAAGCCGACGAAGATGACCCAGAAGGAAAGCTTGCCCCAAAATTCGCTGACCTTGCGACCGAACATCAGCGGGAACCAGTAGTGGATGCCTGCGAGGAGGGCGAAGACCGCGCCTCCGATCAGCACGTAGTGGAAGTGGGCGACGACGAAATAGGAGTCCTGCTGCTGCGCGTCCGCCGGCGCCGCCGAGTGCATGATGCCCGAGAAGCCGCCCATCATGAACATCCAGAGGAAGCCCAGCGCGAACATCATCGGCGTGCGGGTCATAATGTGACCGCCCCACATGGTGCCGATCCAGTTGAACATCTTGACGCCCGTCGGCACCGCGATCGCCATGGTGGCCAGGGCGAAGGCAGCGGTCGCCATCGTGCCCATGCCGGTGGTGAACATATGGTGGGACCACACGCCGAAGCCGAGGAGGCCGATGGTCGCACCCGAGAAGACGATGATCGGGTAGCCGAAGAGCGGTTTGCGCGAGAAGGTTGGGATTACCTCGGAGATCACGCCCATGGCGGGCAGAATGAGGATGTACACCTCGGGGTGTCCAAAGATCCAGAAGAGGTGCTGCCAGAGGATGGGGAGACCACCCTTGGAGACTTCGAAGAATCCCGTGCCGAAGGTGCGGTCCATCATTAATTCCACCAGCGCAATTGTGATCGCGGGGAAGGAAAGGATGATCAGGAACGCGGTCACGAGTGTCATCCACGTGAACACAGGCAGGCGCATCATCGTCATTCCTGGCGCACGCATGTTGATGATCGTGACGATGAAGTTCAGCGAGCCAACGACGGAGGAAACGCCGAGCACCTGAAGGCCCATGATCCACAAGTCAGTCGATGCGTCGCCCTTGAACTGGGTCGAGTACTGGAGGCTCGTCAGCGGCGCGTAGCCGAACCAGCCGATGTCGGGTGCGCCCGATTTCACAAACCAGCCGACGTTCAGGATGATGGCGCCGGACAGGAAGACCCAGAAGGCGAAACCGTTGAGGCGAGGGAATGCCACGTCGCGCGCGCCAATCTGGAGAGGCATGATGTAATTGAAGAACGCGGCCGACAGCGGCATGACGGCGAGGAAGATCATCGTCGTCGCGTGCATCGTGAACAGCTCGTTGTAGAACTGGTGCGAAATGAACGTGTTGTTCGGCACCGCGAGCTGAATGCGGATGAGGAGGGCCTCCAGACCACCGATCAGAAAGAAGATCAGTGCGGAGATGCCATACAGAAGGCCGATGCGCTTGTGGTCGACGGTGGTGAGCCAACTCACGAGGCCCGTCTTGGCGGTCGGTCGCGTGAAGTACCAGGGGCGACGATCGGCGACGGGAGCGTGATGGCCGAGGGACTGACTTTGGGCGGCTGCGTCCATGTGTGCGAAATTACTTGAGGCTGAGCAGGTAGGCGGTGAGCGCGCGACCTTCGGCGTCATTCACCTGGATGTGAGGAGTCAAGGTCCCCTTCTCGTAGTCGAAGAGCATGTAGCCAGGCATCGTGGATCCACCGAGCGGGAGGCCGACAAACATCTTGTTTCCGGGCTTCACCCCGTTCGGGTCGGTGATCCAGCGATGGACGTTGGCCGCGTTGGTCTCGAGGAGACCACCCGCTATCGTGGTGCGACTGCCCACATGGGTCAGGTCGGGGGCTGAAGGATTGCCTCCATCAAAATGACCGCGAACCGCGTGGCAGGAAATGCAGGTCTTCTCCTGGAAGAGCTGGCGACCCTTTGCGATCAGGGCGACGTCTTCCTGGGCGGGGATCTCCTGCTGCTTCTTCCAGTTTTCGAGCGGGTTGGCGTCGAAGCCCGAAGACCACCCGGCGGTGTTGCGCACCTTCGGGGTGGTGTCGTAGGTGGCGAAATCGGCCTGTTGTCCGGTGGCTTCGCGGGCGGGCCGCTTCTGAGCTTCCACCCACGCCTTGAACTCATTCTCCTCAAGCGCGACCACGCGGAAACGCATCACGGCATGGGACTCGCCGCAGTATTCGGCGCACTGGCCCCAGTAATAACCGGGCTTCTCCGCGAGCAGCCACAGGTGGTTGGCGCGATTCGGGATCATGTCCACCTTGCCCGCCAGCTTCGGCACCCAAAAGCTGTGAATCACATCGTAAGTGCGCAGGTTGATGCGCACGGGGCGACCCACGGGAATTACCAGCTCGTTGGCCAACGTGAGCTTGCCCTTGATTCCCTGGCTTTCCACTTCCTCGGACGGGTATTGGAAACGGAACCACCACTGGAAGCCCATGGCGTTGATCTGGTACGCGTTGGGCTTGTCCTCCTCGGGCACGTCGTAGGTGTACCAAATGGCGCGAAGGGTGGGGACCGCGATCACCACGAGCGCCGCGACTGAGGCGACGATGAGGCTGAGCTCAACTAGCGGGTTGCCGTGACTCTGCGGGGGTGGCTCGGCGTGTTCGTCCGCCTCGGTGCGGGCCTTGAACTTGAGCGTCGCGTAGGTGAGGGCGCCGGCAACGATCACGAAGATGACTCCCGTCACCCAGAGCGTGACGTAGAACACCTCGAGCTGCGCGCGCGCCACCGGGCCATGCGTGTCGAAAGTGCTCTGGGGGCCGTGGATCCAGCCGCCGGCAAGGAGGGAAACGATCAACCCGGCTGACGTGAGCAAGACACGGCGCGGGAGGGTACGAGGAGAACGCAGTACGGACATGAGTGGGTGGAATGCGGCTGCGGCCGCGCTGGGCGGCGCACCGGAGTGCACAGGGTTCCCATGCAGCATGGTATTTCAAGCCATAAAACTGCAAATTAGCAGGCCTTTAACCTTTGCCTAGGCGCGCTGCTGCGCAGCAATCAGGCTTGCATAACAAAAAATGCACACTGCGTCAGGCACTTGCCGGCCACCACTGGTACAAAAAGAGATACACAAGCACCCCCGTCACGGAGACATAGAGCCAGATGGGCATCGTCCATTTGGCCCAGCGGCGGTGGGTTTCCCAATCGCCCTTGATCGCGAAATAGAACGTCTTGGGCACTAGCCACGCGATTGCCATCGCGAGCACCACGTGGGTGAAGAGCATCCCGTAATAGAACCCCTTGATCATGCCGTCGCCTCCGAAGGGAGTGTGTACGCCGCGAACGAGGATCTTATGGGCGACGTAGCCGATGAGGAAGACAGCCGACAGCCCGGCGGACGTAAGCATGCACTTCCGATGCAGTTCCTTGTGGCCGGTCTTGATCGCGACCAAGCCGACCGTGATGGCGAGCGTCGCGGCCGCGTTCAGGCAGGCGTTGAGCGCAGGGATGTCTTGGACATTCATGGGACAGTTCAGGGAAAGCGAAACACGCGGTCAACCACCAGCCAGACCAATTGCAACGGAAGCCACGAGACGGAGGCAAGGAAGAGTCGGCGCGCGTGTTGTTCCGGGGTGCGTGATGTCGTCGCGCCGCGAACGGCCCGATCAAACACCCAAGCGCGCGAGAAAAACCAGGCTCCCAGCAGGAGCGACACCGCGAAGTAAACCATTCCGCTCCCGAGGCAAAAGGTCGGCATGCAAGCCGCGAGAACAGCCGCAACGGTGGTCAGCAAGGACCAGCGTGCGACTTTGCGTCCAGTCTCGTCCCGCACGGCCAGGTTGGGAAAGTGAACCGCCGAATAGTCTGCGCGGTAGATCCACGCGATCGCCATGAAGTGAGGCACCTGCCAAAAGAAGAGCAGGAGGAACAGGATGAGGCCGAGTTCTCCTTCGCCTTCCGCCGCAGCCCAGCCAATCAACGGCGGGAACGCCCCCGCCACGGCGCCAATCTCGGTGGAGAAACGCGACCAGCGCTTCGCCGGCGTGTACACGGCGAGATACGAAATGATGGTCAGGAGCGCGAACAGCGCAGCGAAGCCGTTGACCTGGGTGTAGAGGCTCGCGAGGCCCGCGGCGCAACTGCCCCAGCCGAGAATGAAGGCGGTACCCGTCGGCATGCGGCCCGCAGGGATGGGGCGGTCGGCCGTGCGACGCATCTTTGCGTCGGTGTCGCTCTCCATCCACTGGTTGAGGGCGGCGACACCTGCGGCACTCAGGCAGGTGCCGATCAGCATCCAGAGAAAAAGCCGGCCGTCCCAGACGGGCCGCGACGCGAAGTAGCCGACGACGGCGGTCGCCACGGAGAGCATGCTTAGGCGCGGCTTGGTCAGCTCAAGGTAGTCCGCGAACCGCGGTTGGGGCGTGGCTGTCATCGGGGTGCTCACGCCCAGGCCTCGATTCGTCCGCGCCTGAGCCACCAGGCGAGCAGGAACGTGGTGGCAAACACGAGGGCGCCAACCAGAACGTGGGCGGTGGTGATGTAGGGGTCGCGCGCCGTCCAGATCGCGAGCGCCCCGAGGGAAATCTGCACGCCGACAAGCACAGCCAGCGAGAAGGCGACGGTGCGGAGCGTGGGGCTCGATGCAGGACTCCGGAAGGTGCGCACGACGAGGTAGCCAAGCGCCAGCAGGAGCACCAGGGCCATTGCCCGATGCGCAAAGGCCAGAGCCACACGGAAATCCCAGCGCGCGGGGAGAAGGCCGCCCTCGACCGCAAGGGGAAACGTGGGGATCGCCAGGCCCGCATGGTTGTGCCGCATCATGACGGCAATGACGAGCTGCAGGAGCACGAGCGAGGCGCCGAGAACGGCGGCGCGCTCGAGGCCGGTGTCGGGGGACGGCACCGGCGCATGTATCCATGTTTTGGATACCGAGGCGGCGATCGCGAATAGAAGGCACACAAAGACCTGCGCCAGCACGCCGTGGGGCACGCGAAGCATCTCTCCGAGGGACATGTCAAACCCGGGCACCGGAATCTCGTGCAGGGTGACGCGCAAACCGCCGATCAGGCCCTGGATGACCACGATCGCGACTGCAGCCCAGGCGAGCCGCCTCAGCCAGCGCCTCGGGTCGCGAAGCTGGATCCAGATCGCAAGGGCGATGGTGATCAGGCCCATGGTCGCGCCGGAAAGCCGGTGGGAGTGCTCGGCAAACATCATGATGTCCGAGAGCCAGCCTTCGGGATTGATCGAGCCGTTCGACAGGGGCCAGTCAGCGAACGCCATGCCGGCGCCGATACTTGTCGTGAACGCACCGAGGGTGACCAGGACAAAAACCCACACGCTTCCAATGGCGGCAAACCAGGCGAGGGCGGGGTGATGGACGGTCTTGGAGGGCGGCGTGGACACAGCGGGTGCGAGACTCAAAAACGGTAGAGGCTACGGTGCGGGCGGCCTTTGACAATGGCGATGTTGCACGGGCGGGAATAATGGGCACAGTTGCGCCCCTCCCCGAAATGAACCTGTCTCCCGGTAAATCCTTGTTGGTCTTTCTTTGCTTCGCCTTTGCTGCCAGCAGCATCGGTTGCAGGCGCCAGGCTTCCGAAGGCAAGGAGCCTGCCGCTGCGGCGGAGATCCGCCATCCATTGCGCGGGGAGATCCTGGAGGTGCACGCCGAGGGCAATGTCCTCGTGGTCAGGCATGACGAGATCCCGGGCTACATGCCTGAGATGACCATGGAATTCACCGCGAGCAGCGGCGACGTCGCGCTCGCGAAGCCCGGCCAGCACATCCGGGCTCAACTCGTGCAGCGCGGGGACGACTTCTCGCTCGAGCAAATCTGGCCGGACGACGCGGCGGTCTCGGGGAGGCTCGACGCGGCGGCCCGGGAACTCGTCCAGGACACGGTGAGCAAGGGAAAGGGCGCCTATCGTGAAGTGGGCGAGGAGATTCCGACGTTCACGCTGCTCGACCAGACCGGCACCGTGGTGGAGAGCGGGCGTTTCCGCGGCAAGCAGGTGCTCTTCAACTTCATCTTTACACGTTGTCCGGTCGCGACGATGTGTCCGGCGTCGGTCGCGAAATTCCAAACCGTCCAAGCCCAGGCGAAGGACCTTGGCGTCAAAAATCTTGAACTGGTCTCCATCAGTCTCGATCCCACCTATGACACCCCGGGCGTACTTCGCGAGTACGTCCTCCAGCGTGGAATCGACACTTCGAACTACACCTTCCTCACCGGACCTGAGTCGGCGATCAAGAGCCTGCTGGCGCAATTCGGCGTGCACACGGACTTCAGTGGCAAACTCGTCAACCACACACTCGCGACGGTCCTCGTCTCCCCGCAGGGTCGCATCATCCATCGCGCGGATGGCAGCGGATGGACGGTGAAGGAGTTTGTTGAGCGGCTCAATCGCGACTGAACCATGGCCACGCTCCGAAAGGATCAGATACGCGGAATCGTCGTGGCGACTGCCGTGGCTCTCGCCATCTACATTGGGTTTCGATTGCTGCCGACGGGGACAAACCTGAGTCATCTTGATTTCAGGCCCGGCGGTACGTCGGTCGAGATGTGCGACCCGTCGAACCCGCAGTTCATTCCAGTCGTCACCGTGAAATCGCCGGTGGCCCTGACGGTGTCCCCGGTCAAAGTGGAGCAGGGCCGCGCGCAGCGTCTCGTATTCAAGCTCGAGGCCGCCAGCGGCAAGCCTGTCGGCCCCGAGGATCTCGTCGTCACCCACACGCAGAAGCTCCACCTGCTGGTGATCAGTCCCGACCTCGAGGATTACCAGCATTTGCACCCGCAGCCGGGGGCCGAGCCTGGGGTGTGGGAAACGGAATTCACCCCTCGCCGCGAAGGGGAGTACCGGATCTTCGCCGACTTCACCCCAGTGGCGACGGGCCGCGGGCTCTATGGCTTTGCCGCCATTGAAGCCCACCCGGCCCCGGGCGCTGCCTCCCAACGCGCGGAGCGTGAGGACGCCGTCCAGGTGCGACTCGCCGCGGGACCTGAGGGAATCCGCGTGAATCGGCGCGCGTCGTTAACGCTGCAATTTTCAGGGCGAGACGGCGCTCCCGTCACGCTTGAGCCCGTCATGGATGCCTACGCGCATCTGGTTGCGTTTGATCCAGGACGGCTGGGATACGCGCACCTCCATCCGCAAACACAGGAGGCCGCGACGCAGGCGAATCCCCAAGCGACGCTGCCGTTCGAGGTGACGTTTCCCAAGTCGGGCCCGTATGTCGTGTGGGCGCAGTTCAAGGTGGACGGGCGAGAGCAGTTTCGGCGTTTCGACATTGAGGTGACTCCGTGAGCGAAGCCGCTGTCCAGGTGCCTGAACCGGGACTGCAGGCAGACCAGCGCACACTTGACCGGGCGTGGTTGCGCATCGGGGCGGGCGCGGTGATCGCCGCTCAAGGGATGGTCTTCACGTTCGCCCTCAACCTGGGCGAGGAGGAGGCAATCGACCTGCCGCGTGCGGTCGTTCACGGGCTGCTGATAGCCTCGGCATTCGGGTCGCTGGCTTTTCTCGGAGGCGATCTCGTGCGCGAAAGCGTGGGGGCACTGCGCGCCCGACGAGTCACCGTGGACCTGCTTTTTCTCGTGACGCTTCTCGGCGCCTTGGTGGGCTCGCTGATGAGCACCTTTCGAGGCGTGGGCGAAGTCTATTATGAAGTCGTGGCCATCCTGATCGTCGTGCACACGCTTGGGCGCATGCTCGGCGCCCGCAGCCGCGTGGCGGCGTTGCGCTCGGTGCAGCAAATGCGGCAGGAATTCTCGCGTTGCCGGGTGGTGCGTGCGGACGGGAGCGAGGAAATCGTGCCTTACACGGCAGTACGCGAGGGCGATCAGGTGCGCGTTCTGCCGTCGGAGAAAGTGCCGGTCGACGGGACGATTGTGAAGGGCGTCAGTGATGTGGAGGAGTCTGCGATGACAGGAGAGTGGCGCCCGGTCCGCCGCGGCGCTGGGGATTCGGTGCAGGCGGGAAGCCACGTGCTCGACGGGGAATTGGTGGTAAAGACCCGGGGCGGCGTGAGGCAGGTGGACCAAATCCTCGAGGCGGTGGAGCGCGCCCAACTCGCCCCCTCACGCATTCAGGCACAGGCGGATCGGCTCACCACGCTCTTCCTCCCGCTGGTGTTGGTGGCTGCTGTCGGCACGGGCGTGGCCTGGTCGTTCTGGGCGCCGTGGGATGTCGCCCTGTTTCGGGCCATGGCTGTGTTGCTTGTGGCTTGCCCGTGTGCGATGGGGCTCGCGACGCCGGTCGCGATCTGGGGAGCACTCGCGAGTCTCGCGCGCATTGGCATCATCGCACGCTCCGGCGACTTCGTGGATCAACTCGCCCATGTCGATACGCTGTTCCTCGACAAGACCGGGACGCTCTCATCGGGCGAGCTCCGTGTCGGCGAATGGCGATGGGAGAATCCGGATGACCAGATGGAAATTCAAAGGGTTGTGGCGTCGCTCGAAGCCGGATTGGTGCACCCGATCGCACGCGCCCTCTCAAGTTCCTTGCAGGGAGTTGGGCAGGTCCCGGTCGATGGCCGCGCGCTTGTGCCGGGCGAGGGCGTGAAGGGGGGCGTTGCAAACGTCACCTGGGCGGTCGGAAGTGATTCGCTCGGACGGGGGACGCCCGCGGACGCTCGCCAGGGGAAATGGGTGCACGTATTTCGAGACGGCGCCTGGAAGGCCTCCGCGCAAATCGTGGAAGATTGGCGCGAGGGATTGCCTGAGGCCCTCGTTGAGTTTCGCAGGCAAGGGCTGCAGGTGGAGGTGTTGAGTGGTGATCCGCAGGCCAGGGAAGTGCTGGTCCTCGATCTGCCCGTGCATGCGGGGCTGCGCCCCGAGGACAAAGTCCGCAGAGTGAAGGAGGCGCGTGCCAGCGGCCGACGGGTCCTGCTGGTGGGGGACGGTATCAACGATGCCGAGGCGATGAGCGCCGCGACCGTCGCGATCGCGATGGTCGCGGGCACGGACCTCGCGCGCGCGGCCTCGGCGGCGGTGCATCGCGGTGCGCGCATCGACAACCTGCCCTTGGCCATCGAACTCGCCCGGCGTGCAAGAACAGCTGTAAACCGAAACCTGGTATTTGCTTTTGGATACAACGTGATCGGCATGGCCTTTGCAGCGTTCGGCTGGCTCCATCCCGTGGCAGCCGCACTTTTGATGGTGGGATCGAGCGCGATCGTGTCGGTCTCGGCCTTGCGTGCAGTTCGGGTGGAACCCTCGCGGCGCTAACCGGGACGCGAGGCGCGCCGGCTCGTCAGGTGCCATTTGCCGCAGGCCGTGCAGCGGTACGCCTCGCGTTGGCGCTCCAGGCCGAGCACGGCAGCAGCATCAAGCGCATCGCCTTGGGTGTCGTAGCGACGCTTTCCCTTGCACATCGCCTCGAGGCGTTCCTTTGGCAGCCGTTTCATTTGGCAACGGTGAAAACCAACGCTGGTTCGTCATTCCGCGCCACCACAAACAATGGGGGAATGGATGCCCCCGTCAGTTTCACCAGGTCGGTCGCAAAGCCTGGAAGCAAAAGACCTGAATCGTGGGGCGCCACTTCGCGGAAGGTGCCGTCACCATTGCCAGCGAGTACCACACCGAGGCCTCCTGAAAAGCGGCCAATCACCGGATGGGGAAGGGGACTGTTCTGGCCCGCGACTAGGTCAACTTTCCCGTCCTGGTTCAGGTCGCCCAGCCACAGGCAGGTAAGCG encodes:
- a CDS encoding cation-translocating P-type ATPase, with translation MSEAAVQVPEPGLQADQRTLDRAWLRIGAGAVIAAQGMVFTFALNLGEEEAIDLPRAVVHGLLIASAFGSLAFLGGDLVRESVGALRARRVTVDLLFLVTLLGALVGSLMSTFRGVGEVYYEVVAILIVVHTLGRMLGARSRVAALRSVQQMRQEFSRCRVVRADGSEEIVPYTAVREGDQVRVLPSEKVPVDGTIVKGVSDVEESAMTGEWRPVRRGAGDSVQAGSHVLDGELVVKTRGGVRQVDQILEAVERAQLAPSRIQAQADRLTTLFLPLVLVAAVGTGVAWSFWAPWDVALFRAMAVLLVACPCAMGLATPVAIWGALASLARIGIIARSGDFVDQLAHVDTLFLDKTGTLSSGELRVGEWRWENPDDQMEIQRVVASLEAGLVHPIARALSSSLQGVGQVPVDGRALVPGEGVKGGVANVTWAVGSDSLGRGTPADARQGKWVHVFRDGAWKASAQIVEDWREGLPEALVEFRRQGLQVEVLSGDPQAREVLVLDLPVHAGLRPEDKVRRVKEARASGRRVLLVGDGINDAEAMSAATVAIAMVAGTDLARAASAAVHRGARIDNLPLAIELARRARTAVNRNLVFAFGYNVIGMAFAAFGWLHPVAAALLMVGSSAIVSVSALRAVRVEPSRR